From one Lemur catta isolate mLemCat1 chromosome 5, mLemCat1.pri, whole genome shotgun sequence genomic stretch:
- the ABT1 gene encoding activator of basal transcription 1 isoform X1: protein MEAEESEKAATEQESLEETDQKLEEEEEQEESEEAARGSKKRVVPGIVYLGHIPPRFRPLHVRNLLSAYGEVGRVFFQAEDRFVRRKKKAAAATGGKKRSYSKDYTEGWVEFRDKRVAKRVAASLHNTPMGARRRSPFRYDLWNLKYLHRFTWSHLSEHLAFERQVRRQRLRAEVAQAKRETDFYLRSVEKGQRFLAADGDPARPDGSWAFAQRPTEQELRSRKAARPGGRERARLATAQDQARSNRGLLARIFGAPPPSESTEGPSLVRDS from the exons ATGGAGGCAGAGGAGTCCGAGAAGGCAGCTACGGAGCAAGAGTCGCTGGAAGAGACAGACCAGAAActagaggaggaggaagagcaggaggaatCCGAAGAAGCAGCTCGTGGCAGCAAGAAGCGGGTAGTTCCGGGTATTGTGTACTTGGGCCACATCCCGCCGCGCTTCCGGCCCCTGCACGTCCGCAACCTTCTCAGCGCCTACGGTGAGGTTGGACGCGTTTTTTTTCAGGCGGAGG ACCGGTTCGTGAGACGCAAGAAGAAGGCAGCAGCGGCCACAGGAGGGAAAAAGCGGTCTTATAGCAAGGACTACACCGAGGGCTGGGTGGAGTTTCGTGACAAGCGTGTAGCAAAGCGCGTGGCAGCCAGTCTACACAACACGCCTATGGGTGCCCGCAGGCGCAGCCCCTTTCGTTATGACTTATGGAACCTTAAG TATTTGCACCGTTTCACCTGGTCCCACCTTAGTGAGCATCTTGCCTTTGAGCGCCAGGTGCGGCGGCAGCGCCTTAGAGCGGAGGTTGCTCAGGCCAAGCGTGAAACTGACTTCTATCTTCGAAGTGTGGAGAAGGGACAACGTTTCCTTGCTGCTGATGGGGATCCTGCTCGCCCAGATGGCTCTTGGGCATTTGCCCAGCGTCCTACTGAACAGGAGCTGAGGTCCCGGAAAGCAGCCCGGCCAGGGGGACGTGAACGGGCTCGCCTGGCTACTGCCCAGGACCAGGCCCGCTCCAACCGGGGGCTCCTTGCCAGGATCTTTGGAGCCCCACCACCCTCAGAGAGCACGGAGGGACCCTCCCTCGTCAGAGACTCCTGA
- the ABT1 gene encoding activator of basal transcription 1 isoform X2, with amino-acid sequence MEAEESEKAATEQESLEETDQKLEEEEEQEESEEAARGSKKRVVPGIVYLGHIPPRFRPLHVRNLLSAYDRFVRRKKKAAAATGGKKRSYSKDYTEGWVEFRDKRVAKRVAASLHNTPMGARRRSPFRYDLWNLKYLHRFTWSHLSEHLAFERQVRRQRLRAEVAQAKRETDFYLRSVEKGQRFLAADGDPARPDGSWAFAQRPTEQELRSRKAARPGGRERARLATAQDQARSNRGLLARIFGAPPPSESTEGPSLVRDS; translated from the exons ATGGAGGCAGAGGAGTCCGAGAAGGCAGCTACGGAGCAAGAGTCGCTGGAAGAGACAGACCAGAAActagaggaggaggaagagcaggaggaatCCGAAGAAGCAGCTCGTGGCAGCAAGAAGCGGGTAGTTCCGGGTATTGTGTACTTGGGCCACATCCCGCCGCGCTTCCGGCCCCTGCACGTCCGCAACCTTCTCAGCGCCTACG ACCGGTTCGTGAGACGCAAGAAGAAGGCAGCAGCGGCCACAGGAGGGAAAAAGCGGTCTTATAGCAAGGACTACACCGAGGGCTGGGTGGAGTTTCGTGACAAGCGTGTAGCAAAGCGCGTGGCAGCCAGTCTACACAACACGCCTATGGGTGCCCGCAGGCGCAGCCCCTTTCGTTATGACTTATGGAACCTTAAG TATTTGCACCGTTTCACCTGGTCCCACCTTAGTGAGCATCTTGCCTTTGAGCGCCAGGTGCGGCGGCAGCGCCTTAGAGCGGAGGTTGCTCAGGCCAAGCGTGAAACTGACTTCTATCTTCGAAGTGTGGAGAAGGGACAACGTTTCCTTGCTGCTGATGGGGATCCTGCTCGCCCAGATGGCTCTTGGGCATTTGCCCAGCGTCCTACTGAACAGGAGCTGAGGTCCCGGAAAGCAGCCCGGCCAGGGGGACGTGAACGGGCTCGCCTGGCTACTGCCCAGGACCAGGCCCGCTCCAACCGGGGGCTCCTTGCCAGGATCTTTGGAGCCCCACCACCCTCAGAGAGCACGGAGGGACCCTCCCTCGTCAGAGACTCCTGA